In Deefgea piscis, the DNA window AGGCGACGAAGTTGAAGCAATGGTTCTTTCTATTGATGTTGAAAAAGAGCGCATTAGCCTCGGCATCAAACAAATGGAAGGTGATCCATTTAACAACTACGTTTCTACGTCTGACAAAGGCGCGATCGTTAAGGGTACTGTTAAATCACTCGACGCTAAAGGCGCAACAATTGCCTTGTCGGATGATGTAGAAGGCTACTTGCGTTCGACTGAAGTTTCGCGTGACCGTGTTGAAGATATCCGCACTGTTCTGAAAGAAGGCGACGAAGTTGAAGCTGTCATCATCAATGTTGACCGCAAAAACCGTTCGATCAACTTGTCAATCAAAGCGAAAGATCAAGCTGAACAAAGCGAAGCAATGAGCAAATTGTCTTCTAGCGATGACAATGCAGGCACGACTAACCTCGGCGCATTGTTAAAAGCTAAATTGTCAGGCTCTGCTGAGTAAGGGTATTAGCTAGAATGACCAAATCAGAACTCATTGCGAAACTTGCTGCTCGTTATCCGCAGTTGGTAGCAAAAGACGCAGAGTTAGCCGTAAAAACGATACTTGATGCGATGGCACGCAGCCTTTCGCAAGGCCAACGTATCGAAATTCGTGGATTTGGCAGCTTTGACCTGAACTACCGCCCGCCAAGGACTGGACGAAATCCAAAGTCGGGCACGAAAGTGTCCGTTCCGGAGAAGTTTGTTCCGCACTTCAAAGCGGGCAAAGAATTACGAGAACGTGTTGATATTGATGCGTAATTCTTAATTCATTGTGGCATAAAAAAGGCGACACTTTCGAGTGTCGCCTTTTTGTTGGGTACTTAAACCAAAAAAATAATGTGTAATTAAGCTACAATATCAAAAACAGGAGGTTTTAATATAATGCGATATTTATTTTGGGCAGTTAAATTTATAGCCTTTGTTATGCTATTTGGCTTTGCAATGCACAATGCA includes these proteins:
- a CDS encoding integration host factor subunit beta, whose protein sequence is MTKSELIAKLAARYPQLVAKDAELAVKTILDAMARSLSQGQRIEIRGFGSFDLNYRPPRTGRNPKSGTKVSVPEKFVPHFKAGKELRERVDIDA